In a single window of the Flavivirga spongiicola genome:
- a CDS encoding L-threonylcarbamoyladenylate synthase, giving the protein MADFFRIYEENPNPKEVERVVAILKRGGIIIYPTDTVYGLGCDITNIKALERIARIKGVKLEKSNFSFVCHDLSNLSDYVKQIDTSVFKILKRALPGPYTFILPGSKSLPNPFKKRKTVGIRVPDNNIALEIVKQLGNPIISTSIRDDDEVIEYTTDPELILEKWDNLVDLVIDGGYGDNEASTVIDLSEDEPVVIREGKGSLEIF; this is encoded by the coding sequence ATGGCTGATTTTTTTAGAATATATGAAGAAAACCCTAATCCAAAAGAGGTGGAAAGGGTAGTGGCTATTCTAAAGCGCGGTGGGATTATTATTTATCCAACGGATACTGTTTATGGTTTGGGTTGTGATATTACTAATATTAAAGCCTTAGAGCGTATCGCGAGAATTAAAGGCGTAAAACTAGAAAAGTCTAATTTTTCATTTGTATGTCATGATTTAAGTAATTTAAGTGATTATGTCAAGCAAATAGATACTTCGGTTTTTAAGATTTTAAAAAGAGCCCTTCCTGGACCTTACACATTTATCCTTCCCGGGTCTAAATCATTGCCTAATCCGTTTAAAAAAAGAAAGACTGTTGGTATTCGTGTGCCAGATAATAATATTGCCTTAGAAATTGTAAAACAACTTGGAAACCCCATTATATCGACTTCTATACGTGACGATGATGAAGTTATTGAATACACCACAGACCCAGAGCTTATTCTAGAAAAATGGGATAATTTAGTTGACTTGGTAATTGACGGCGGTTATGGTGATAATGAAGCTTCTACGGTTATAGACCTTTCTGAAGATGAACCAGTTGTCATTAGAGAAGGTAAGGGGAGTTTAGAGATTTTTTGA
- a CDS encoding M28 family peptidase: MNLKKNKSITVFTVCLVILFESILHAQNNPVIDKIIEIGKTDNRTMDYLDVLTNRFGGRPAGSDAYDNAAEWVAHKFKSWGMQVEMDLAGELPVGFNRGPWFGRLLSGSGMPLHFVTPSYTSGTKGAQRGHVLYEPYTQEEFNKIKTRLKGAWVLIGGSNNGMPIDHFSLSNGTLDSIIAANKLIIEKNDHIKKENRKNGTKNELIPINKKPGLFYKQMVDAGILGIIQSSPVPLKAMSHKDAIYDMTFETLPTVPDIKLDEHQYKLIENMVKERHWFQLEFDIRNHFKMGPVGYHNVIGVIPGTEFPDEYVIMGAHLDSYDVATGAIDNGSGVTPMMEAARLIMKAGGKPKRTILFCLWTGEEFGLWGSTSWVKRNKDKWGKISFVINRDDASWIPVSINVTEAMWSDMEKVCKPIYKINNEFPFSLVKHVPELPEKVRGSDHVPFAHVGVPAVNMGTSDHGGHDFSYREIWHTERDLYQKNIPEYQEYSSIVKAIIAYGIANLDHLLPREGFYLPSKKTKR, translated from the coding sequence ATGAACCTAAAAAAGAATAAAAGTATTACAGTTTTTACCGTATGCTTAGTTATATTGTTTGAGTCAATTCTTCATGCACAAAACAATCCTGTTATTGATAAAATTATTGAAATAGGAAAAACGGATAACCGTACTATGGATTATCTTGATGTACTAACTAATCGTTTCGGTGGGAGACCTGCCGGATCTGATGCATACGATAATGCAGCAGAATGGGTAGCTCATAAATTTAAATCTTGGGGTATGCAAGTTGAAATGGATTTAGCAGGAGAACTTCCTGTTGGTTTTAACAGAGGCCCTTGGTTTGGGAGACTACTTTCGGGAAGTGGGATGCCACTTCATTTTGTAACACCTTCATACACTTCAGGGACAAAAGGAGCACAAAGAGGTCATGTTTTATATGAGCCATATACACAAGAAGAATTTAATAAAATTAAGACGAGACTGAAGGGAGCTTGGGTGTTAATTGGAGGAAGTAATAATGGTATGCCAATTGATCATTTTTCTCTGAGTAATGGTACACTAGATTCGATTATCGCTGCAAATAAATTGATTATTGAAAAAAATGATCACATAAAAAAAGAAAATAGAAAAAACGGTACTAAAAATGAATTAATACCTATTAATAAAAAACCGGGATTATTTTATAAACAAATGGTTGATGCAGGTATTTTGGGTATTATTCAATCTTCGCCAGTGCCTCTTAAGGCTATGTCGCACAAAGATGCTATTTATGATATGACCTTTGAAACTTTGCCTACAGTTCCAGATATTAAACTCGATGAGCATCAATATAAACTTATTGAAAACATGGTAAAAGAAAGACATTGGTTTCAATTAGAGTTTGATATACGAAATCACTTTAAAATGGGACCTGTTGGTTATCATAATGTTATTGGCGTGATTCCTGGTACTGAATTCCCGGATGAGTATGTTATTATGGGGGCACATCTAGATTCCTATGATGTTGCTACTGGAGCTATAGACAATGGTTCTGGGGTTACCCCTATGATGGAAGCTGCTAGACTAATTATGAAGGCTGGAGGAAAACCTAAAAGAACTATTTTGTTCTGTCTGTGGACTGGAGAAGAATTTGGGTTATGGGGATCAACAAGTTGGGTGAAAAGAAATAAAGATAAATGGGGTAAAATATCTTTTGTCATCAATCGTGATGATGCTTCTTGGATTCCGGTATCTATTAATGTTACTGAAGCTATGTGGTCTGATATGGAAAAAGTTTGCAAACCTATTTATAAAATTAATAATGAATTTCCATTTAGCTTAGTTAAGCATGTTCCAGAATTGCCTGAGAAAGTGCGAGGTAGTGATCATGTACCATTTGCTCACGTGGGGGTTCCAGCGGTGAACATGGGAACATCCGATCACGGGGGACATGATTTTAGTTATCGCGAGATATGGCATACAGAACGGGATCTTTATCAAAAAAATATTCCTGAATATCAGGAGTATTCATCAATTGTAAAAGCAATAATAGCTTATGGAATTGCCAATTTAGATCATCTTTTACCTAGAGAAGGATTTTATTTACCTTCAAAAAAAACAAAAAGATAG
- a CDS encoding VOC family protein, translating to MLSNSFKITAILCACLLVACGESEPQNKSKSGYEKSFESGATEGFCELVNYGVKELGLGVPMTPEKMDTFFPQAEIIAKKHNVLLYREPDLIDTDLFTRGIAKGRDVPLIYNGATLTKYFDLKADRKRLEENGLYKGKAREEIARRFGRLLSYTPRTINNQLAMHTDFRTMYDFDIKESNLLFYYKDLTKATQFYTNTLGLELVADHKTSKVVRIANDSFLTLVDASEGGAYSNKPKTVALAFVTDQVEAWFHYLKKKDIQIKHTYKPVDGKPYHSFVMSDPEGYLLEFEKFNQHPQNEDLIPILKNNKISHPNTNMGKKLSINSSITWLYYKNVLEMQYFYQDVLGLELVCDQGWVKIYQSSKTGFIGLVDEKRGMHKFAEDKAVNVSFVLEDIEKWYEYVKSNKTFKIESLDMDDKKLFKGIDPEGYHMLFMAK from the coding sequence ATGTTATCGAATTCATTTAAAATTACAGCGATATTATGCGCATGCTTGTTAGTGGCGTGCGGAGAGTCCGAACCGCAAAATAAATCTAAGAGCGGTTATGAAAAATCATTCGAATCTGGTGCTACAGAGGGCTTCTGTGAATTAGTAAATTATGGCGTTAAGGAGTTAGGGTTGGGTGTTCCAATGACCCCCGAAAAAATGGATACGTTTTTCCCACAGGCTGAAATAATTGCAAAAAAACACAATGTCCTGCTTTATCGAGAACCAGACTTAATCGATACCGATCTTTTTACAAGAGGAATAGCAAAAGGAAGAGATGTTCCGTTAATATACAATGGAGCAACACTTACCAAATATTTTGATCTAAAAGCAGACCGAAAAAGATTAGAGGAAAATGGTTTATATAAAGGGAAAGCTCGTGAAGAAATTGCAAGACGCTTTGGCAGGCTTTTAAGCTATACCCCAAGAACAATAAATAATCAGTTAGCTATGCACACTGATTTCAGAACAATGTATGATTTCGACATCAAAGAAAGCAATTTACTCTTTTACTATAAAGATCTTACAAAAGCCACTCAATTTTATACCAATACTTTAGGTTTAGAACTTGTAGCAGATCATAAAACATCAAAAGTAGTTCGAATCGCTAACGATTCCTTCCTTACACTAGTTGATGCATCTGAAGGAGGAGCTTACTCAAATAAACCTAAAACTGTTGCTTTAGCTTTTGTTACGGATCAGGTTGAGGCATGGTTCCATTATCTTAAAAAGAAAGATATTCAAATCAAACATACCTATAAGCCTGTAGACGGAAAACCATACCATAGCTTTGTAATGTCAGATCCAGAAGGGTATTTACTGGAATTTGAAAAATTCAACCAACACCCACAAAATGAAGATTTAATACCCATCTTAAAAAACAATAAAATTTCGCACCCTAATACTAATATGGGTAAAAAACTGAGCATCAATTCAAGCATTACCTGGCTTTATTATAAAAACGTATTAGAAATGCAGTATTTTTATCAAGATGTTTTGGGGCTTGAGTTAGTTTGTGACCAAGGGTGGGTTAAAATCTACCAATCTTCTAAAACAGGATTTATAGGACTAGTAGATGAGAAAAGGGGAATGCATAAATTCGCCGAAGACAAAGCCGTTAACGTATCTTTTGTTCTTGAAGATATTGAAAAATGGTACGAATACGTTAAAAGTAACAAAACCTTTAAAATAGAATCTCTAGATATGGATGACAAAAAATTGTTTAAAGGCATAGATCCTGAAGGATATCATATGCTATTTATGGCAAAATAG